The Mannheimia pernigra sequence GTTGCCGATGGCAAAGCCATTATTAAAGATTTAAGCGAGCGTTTAGGACGTGAAGTGCGTGCTGAAAATGATGCTAACTGTTTCGCCCTTTCTGAAGCGTGGGACGAAAGTAATCAATCTTTTTCAACCGTGCTTGGCTTAATTATCGGTACAGGTTTTGGCGGAGGATTGGTATTTGATGGCAAAGTGCATTCTGGCAAAATTGGGATGGCAGGCGAAGTTGGCCATATGCAGTTAAATTATCACGCCTTAAAATTATTAGGCTGGGATAAAGCCCCGATTTATGAATGTGGTTGTGGCAATCGAGCTTGTTTGGATACCTATATTTCTGGTCGTGGTTTTGAGCTCCTGTTTAACGATTTAGTGGGCGAGAAAATATCAGCTAAAGAGATCATTGAACGTTTTTACAATAACGAACAGAAAGCGGTTGAATTTGTTGAGAAGTATATTACGTTAATGGCAATTAGTATTGGCAATCTCATTACCGTTTTAGACCCTGATATGATCGTATTTGGCGGTGGTTTATCTAACTTCGACTATATTTATGAAGCTTTACCAAAAGTCCTACCAAAACATTTAATGCGTTCAGCTAAAGTGCCGGTCATTAAAAAAGCCATTCACGGCGATTCGGGTGGCACACGAGGTGCGGCTGCATTATTTTTAAAATAATCTGGTGAGAGAGGGCAAGCGGTCATTTTTAATGAAAATATTGCAACCCTCTCTCTTTTAGTTTTCTCTATTGCTTAGTTTCTGACGGTAATTTATACAACTGATTTTTATATAAATAGCTGCCAAGTAATGCGTGAGCCAATGCCTCTTTCTTAAAAGATTCTGGTTGTGCTTTAGGGGTTAGGCTAAAAGTTGACTTATCATACACAAAACCTTCAATCGGTAAGTTTGGTCGCATTACAACCACATCGCTACCTTTCATCATTGCTTGTGTGGCATCATATTGCATAAAGGCTCGATTGGGGTCTATATTTTGCGTTAAATCATAACCAATCATTGGATATTGCCCACTTATTCCTGCAACAGAGAGTAATGTTGTTGGCATATCTAACTGGCTAACTAAACGATGATCTGCTCTTGGTTCAATATTTTCCCCTAACAATAACGCGGGTATATGAAAATGTTGAACTGGCACTAAATGCTCGCCAACCGCTCGAGAATCATGATCCGCAATAATTAAAAATACCGTATCTTTCCAATAATCTGATTTTTTCGCTAACTCAAAAAAATGTCCGATAGCATAATCCGCATATTTTGCCGCATTATGACGAGTCTGCTTTGGTTGTTCGTATAATTCAATTTTACCGTCTGGAAATTCAAATGGATCGTGATTACTCGAACTAAATACTAAGCTAAAAAATGGCTTTCCCTCTTTATAGAGCTGAGTGAAAGTGTCATTTGCCTTATCGAAGAGATCTTCATCGCTCACTCCCCAAGTGGCAGTAAATTTGGGATCTTGATAATCTTTTTCATCAATAATTTGCTGAAAACCATTACCATAAAAGAAACTTGCCATATTATCAAAGTGCTTCTCGCCACCATAAATAAAAGAAGTATGGTAGCCTTGATGCTTTAACAATTCTGCAATACTAAAAAAGTTATTTTGACTTTTCGTCAATTTCACTACCGCTCTTGCTGGCGTAGGTGTAAAACCTGTTGTAACCGCTTCAATCCCTCTAACTGAACGAGTACCTGTCGCATAGAGATTTTTAAAATACCAGCCATCTTTAGCAAGTTTATCTAAATTTGGAGTGAGATTTTTACCGCCTAATGAGCCAACAAATTGAGCTCCCAAGCTTTCTTCCAAAAGCACTACGATATTTTTAGGCTTACCTTGATAAGTCGCTTTATTTTCAGTCAGTGTTGGAATTTCATCTGAGATATAATCTGAATCAGGACGGTTTCGAGCTTGTTTAACAATCGTTAACATTTCCTCAACCGACATTTTTCCATATTGTTCTGAAGATCGCTCTTCATCTTTCAACTGCTGTACCGCATAAAGTACGGAATAGCCTGAGTTTAGTACCAGTGAATTGACCAGAGGGTCGCTTGAAAATGCAACCATAGCAGGATTTATTCCACGATGAGCTAAACTTGAACGCCCGCCAATAAAAACCGCTACAGCTACTAATAAAGCTAATAATGGACGCATTTTCCAATTTGGAAAACGTAAATTTCGTGTTGCCCAGCCCGATAATTTCCAATAAATAAAACAGGACACAATTGCTGCTAATATACCAATAATTACAGTCAATAAATGCCCATTCATCAACATAGTGAAAACTTCTTTAGGATGAACCAAATACTCAATGAAAAGACGATTAGGCCGGAGATCAAAGGTCTCAATAAAATTTGGCGTTACCACTTCCATAAAAAGAATAAATACGCTACCGACAGTTAGCCAAACTCTCAAAACCGTCTGCCAAATTGATCCAAGCTTATTTTTATGGAAGAAAAGTACGCTAAATAGTGCAGGCAAACCAAACAGCCAACATAATGCGGATATATCAATACGAATGCCTTGCAACATTAATGGTATCCAGCCATCAACGGCTGATACTCTCTCAATTTGCCAGATACCTAAAGCTAAACGAGATAACGTTAAGATAAATAAATTCATCCCAATAAACAGTAGGATCGGGAATAGCACAGTTCTTGATGGACTGCGTTGGTGCATTTGAATCTCCTTTTAAAAATATTGAATTATTATCATTATTTAATAATGACAGGATCGCCGACTCTTATTACTCCACTATTTTGTGGCACAAGATGAATACCAAAAATCGGCTTGCCCTTATCATTAGTATGCTTTTGTTTCAACGTTCGGAAAGGCTCTGCTTGAGGGTCTAATTCTAACGTAGATAAATTGCGAGTAATCAGCACACATCGAGTACAGAGGGCTGACTTGGTGAATAAGACTTCTCCAACTTGAATTTGTTCCCACCGCTCTTCTTCAAAGGCAATATTTCCATCAATCACGATATTTGGACGAAAACGAGCCATTTCGATTGGAATAGGCGACCATTGTTGGACTTGCTCAAGCGATTTTAATGACATTAACGTAACAGGATTGCTGTCTGCAAAACTCAGCGGATTCTCACCAAAGTTTTCAACCTTACGTTGGCTTTTGCTACCCAGCCAACGCAATTGCACTTCTCTACCTAGCATTCCACTTAACCACTGATTCACCTTCTTATCAGCCACTTTAGTATTAAAATGTGTTCCCCACACTTCGCTTGATTGCTCCTCAATGAAGTCTTGGTAAAGTGCCAAACATTTTTGACCGCTTGTATGAGTAATCACAAGCCCTGTAGCAATCGGAAAAGCCGTTAGGCGGTATAGTTCCGCCTCTTTACGGGCAGTAATAAATTTACCATCAGGTTCAGTTATCATAAATTCACGGTCAAAATTTAATCCTTTCGGTTCAACAAAGGCTTGAGAAACTTGGGTTGGCTGAGTAGATTTTATCGGGTAAATATTCAATTCTGTTACTTGCATAGAAAATCCTCTTTATATCAATCGAGATACAATACTACAAGCGGTCAAAAAGTAAAAGGAATTTGCAAATCCCTTTGTAGAACGGTAAACTTGCAAAACTTTAATGAGCTATAGGTCAAATAAAATGGCAAAAAAACCAACTCAAGATTTTGAAACTACGCTGAAAGAATTAGAAGCAATTGTCACTCATTTAGAAACTGGCGATTTACCTCTAGAAGAAGCACTTAATGAATTTGAAGCAGCAATTAAATTAGTACAACAAGGGCAAGAACGCTTACAAAAAGCAGAGCAACGAATCCAGATTCTATTAAATAAAAACGATTCAGCAGAACTTAGCGACTACGTTAAAGAATAAAAAGAGAAGAATAAAATGAGCTATTCCTTAGCTGCCGATCTTAACACTCAACAAAAACGTATTAATCATTTTTTAGCTGAAAAATTAAGCCAATACGAATCCTTTAATTCCCCTTTAATTAAGGCGATGGAATACGCGGTATTATTGGGCGGAAAACGTGTTCGCCCATTTTTAATCTATACAACAGGCAAAATGTTAGGCGTATCGCTTGAAAAATTAGATCATAGTGCAGGTGCGATGGAATCCATTCACGCTTATTCACTGGTTCACGATGATTTACCTGCAATGGACGATGATAAATTACGTCGTGGCAAACCCACTTGCCATATTGCCTTTGATGAATCCACCGCCATTTTAGCAGGCGATGCCTTACAAAGCCTCGCCTTTGAGTTAATCGTAACCGATCCACATCTTAATGATAAAGAAAAAGTGGCTCAAGTCACAGAATTAGCGGTTGCCTCTGGTGCAAAAGGAATGTGTTTAGGGCAAAGCTTAGATTTAATTGCAGAAAATAAATCGGTAGATTTAGCAGAATTGGAACTTATTCATCATAATAAAACGGGGGCGTTAATTCTCTCATCCGTGATGATGGGCTTTAACCTTTCCGAACATTCGCAAAATTTGTCCATAAAACAACCGCTTGTAAATTATGCTAAAGCCATTGGTTTAGCCTTTCAGGTACAAGATGATATTTTAGATGTGATTGGCGAAACCGATAAAATTGGTAAAACGGTTGGCTCCGATGAAAACTTAAATAAAAGTACCTACCCTAAACTATTAGGGCTAGAAGGTGCGAAACAAAAAGCTGAAATGCTATATCAAACCGCGCTTACAGCTCTTGAGCAACTGCCTTTCGATACCACGGCATTAAAAGAATTAGCTCACTTTATTGTTAAACGTGAAAACTAAAAAAACCTAGCATTTGCTAGGTTTTTAATAGCTTTTTTATAGCCTTTATACGTGAGGCTTCGCTTCTGGTAGCGTGCCTTCTATTTCATAAATTACATCGCCATCTTTAAAGAAAACGTAGCCACCGTTTTTCATTTTAGTCCAGTTCTCATTTTTCGTTAATGGTTGAGTTGTAATAATGGTTACTTTATCGGTAATTTGGGTATATTGACTGAAATCAATCGACACATCATCATCACGCAACGCTTTACCAAATGGGGCTTTACGGCACACATAATGAAGGTTAGTTGTGCAGCGAGCAATCATCCAATCTCCGTTCGATAAAATAAAGTTAAATACTCCGTGTTCAGCGATTGTTGAGGTTATTTCTACTACTGCATCAAAGATCTCTTTTTCGCTTGGTTTATCTGGATATTTCTCTTTTAATTGGGATACCATTCGGCAAAATGCGACTTCGGAATCCGTTGTGCCTATCGGTTGATAATGGCACTCTTTGCACACTTCAATCCCTTCTACCGTGCCATTATGTGCAAATACCCAATTTTCTCCCCATAATTCACGAATAAAAGGGTGTGTATTTTCCAAATTCACATCGCCACGAGTGGCTTTACGAATATGTGCAATCACATTTAATGATTTAATTTGATATTGACCGATAGATTCTGCCATAGGTGACGAAGCACCTGGGCGATTATCTCTGAAAACACGCACGCCTTTACCTTCAAAAAATGCGATCCCGAAACCGTCCGTGTGATGATCACTTAATCCTCCACGGCGACGAAAACCGTCAAAAGAAAACGTAATGTCGGTTGGCGTATTGCAGTTCATTCCAAGTAATTGACACATAATTTAATTCGTTAGCTCTCAATAACTTACTATAAAAAACTCATAGTGATATTTAAACAGATTGATAGAAAATTTCAATGGGATTTCTATAGAAATCTTATTCCTTATTTTTATAATTTATAGCTTTTTTATACTTTTTAGTTGTATTCTTTTTTAAACAGCGAAATTAAAAAAAGCATTCCAGCAAAAACAACCACCGATGGACCTGCTGGGGTATCTTTCCAAGCTGATAGCAGTAAACCTCCAGTTAATGCAATAATGCTAAACAAGGCTGCAATCAACACCATTTTTTCTGGCGTTTGAGCAAAACGCCGTGCCGTTGCAGAGGGAATAATCAATAATGAAGTAATAATTAATGCCCCAACAAATTTCATACTTAATGCAATGGTTAATGCAGTCAAAAGCATAAGCAATAAACGTAAGCGAGCCACATCCAATCCCTCAATTTGAGCCAGCTCTGGGCTAATCGTTATGGACAATAACTGTTTCCAAAATTTCATTAACACAGATAAGATCAAAATTGCCCCTATCCCAATAAAAATCACATCAGAAAAACTAATTGCAAGCAGATCACCAAAGAGATAAGACATTAAATCTACTCTTACATTATCAAGTAAGCTAATAGTAATCACACCCAAAGAGAGGCTAGTGTGGGCAATAATGCCTAATACCGTATCAACCGAGTAGTTCGTTTTATGCTCAAGCCAAACCAACAATATTGCTAACATAATCGTCATTGCAATCACGGCAATATAAGGATCAATTTGTAAAAAAATACCAAGAGCTACGCCCAATAAGGCAGAATGGGAAAGCGTATCGCCAAAATAGGCCATTTTTCGCCAAACCACAAAAGCACCGAGCGGTGCAGTAATAAAGGCTAGCAAAACACCTGCGAG is a genomic window containing:
- a CDS encoding class II glutamine amidotransferase, giving the protein MCQLLGMNCNTPTDITFSFDGFRRRGGLSDHHTDGFGIAFFEGKGVRVFRDNRPGASSPMAESIGQYQIKSLNVIAHIRKATRGDVNLENTHPFIRELWGENWVFAHNGTVEGIEVCKECHYQPIGTTDSEVAFCRMVSQLKEKYPDKPSEKEIFDAVVEITSTIAEHGVFNFILSNGDWMIARCTTNLHYVCRKAPFGKALRDDDVSIDFSQYTQITDKVTIITTQPLTKNENWTKMKNGGYVFFKDGDVIYEIEGTLPEAKPHV
- a CDS encoding LTA synthase family protein, encoding MHQRSPSRTVLFPILLFIGMNLFILTLSRLALGIWQIERVSAVDGWIPLMLQGIRIDISALCWLFGLPALFSVLFFHKNKLGSIWQTVLRVWLTVGSVFILFMEVVTPNFIETFDLRPNRLFIEYLVHPKEVFTMLMNGHLLTVIIGILAAIVSCFIYWKLSGWATRNLRFPNWKMRPLLALLVAVAVFIGGRSSLAHRGINPAMVAFSSDPLVNSLVLNSGYSVLYAVQQLKDEERSSEQYGKMSVEEMLTIVKQARNRPDSDYISDEIPTLTENKATYQGKPKNIVVLLEESLGAQFVGSLGGKNLTPNLDKLAKDGWYFKNLYATGTRSVRGIEAVTTGFTPTPARAVVKLTKSQNNFFSIAELLKHQGYHTSFIYGGEKHFDNMASFFYGNGFQQIIDEKDYQDPKFTATWGVSDEDLFDKANDTFTQLYKEGKPFFSLVFSSSNHDPFEFPDGKIELYEQPKQTRHNAAKYADYAIGHFFELAKKSDYWKDTVFLIIADHDSRAVGEHLVPVQHFHIPALLLGENIEPRADHRLVSQLDMPTTLLSVAGISGQYPMIGYDLTQNIDPNRAFMQYDATQAMMKGSDVVVMRPNLPIEGFVYDKSTFSLTPKAQPESFKKEALAHALLGSYLYKNQLYKLPSETKQ
- a CDS encoding MOSC domain-containing protein encodes the protein MQVTELNIYPIKSTQPTQVSQAFVEPKGLNFDREFMITEPDGKFITARKEAELYRLTAFPIATGLVITHTSGQKCLALYQDFIEEQSSEVWGTHFNTKVADKKVNQWLSGMLGREVQLRWLGSKSQRKVENFGENPLSFADSNPVTLMSLKSLEQVQQWSPIPIEMARFRPNIVIDGNIAFEEERWEQIQVGEVLFTKSALCTRCVLITRNLSTLELDPQAEPFRTLKQKHTNDKGKPIFGIHLVPQNSGVIRVGDPVIIK
- the nagK gene encoding N-acetylglucosamine kinase, translated to MAIYYGLDIGGTKIELAAFNNKLEKLHSERVPTPQTNYEDWLTTIEHLVHNADAKFGEQGFVGLGLPGFVNRETNIAEITNIRVADGKAIIKDLSERLGREVRAENDANCFALSEAWDESNQSFSTVLGLIIGTGFGGGLVFDGKVHSGKIGMAGEVGHMQLNYHALKLLGWDKAPIYECGCGNRACLDTYISGRGFELLFNDLVGEKISAKEIIERFYNNEQKAVEFVEKYITLMAISIGNLITVLDPDMIVFGGGLSNFDYIYEALPKVLPKHLMRSAKVPVIKKAIHGDSGGTRGAAALFLK
- the ispA gene encoding (2E,6E)-farnesyl diphosphate synthase, encoding MSYSLAADLNTQQKRINHFLAEKLSQYESFNSPLIKAMEYAVLLGGKRVRPFLIYTTGKMLGVSLEKLDHSAGAMESIHAYSLVHDDLPAMDDDKLRRGKPTCHIAFDESTAILAGDALQSLAFELIVTDPHLNDKEKVAQVTELAVASGAKGMCLGQSLDLIAENKSVDLAELELIHHNKTGALILSSVMMGFNLSEHSQNLSIKQPLVNYAKAIGLAFQVQDDILDVIGETDKIGKTVGSDENLNKSTYPKLLGLEGAKQKAEMLYQTALTALEQLPFDTTALKELAHFIVKREN
- the znuB gene encoding zinc ABC transporter permease subunit ZnuB, translating into MFDILLPAWLAGVLLAFITAPLGAFVVWRKMAYFGDTLSHSALLGVALGIFLQIDPYIAVIAMTIMLAILLVWLEHKTNYSVDTVLGIIAHTSLSLGVITISLLDNVRVDLMSYLFGDLLAISFSDVIFIGIGAILILSVLMKFWKQLLSITISPELAQIEGLDVARLRLLLMLLTALTIALSMKFVGALIITSLLIIPSATARRFAQTPEKMVLIAALFSIIALTGGLLLSAWKDTPAGPSVVVFAGMLFLISLFKKEYN
- the xseB gene encoding exodeoxyribonuclease VII small subunit, whose amino-acid sequence is MAKKPTQDFETTLKELEAIVTHLETGDLPLEEALNEFEAAIKLVQQGQERLQKAEQRIQILLNKNDSAELSDYVKE